From one Dyella sp. 2HG41-7 genomic stretch:
- a CDS encoding NAD kinase, producing MRLAFVASETNVAQQARRKLVERYGDVPATDAEVIVALGGDGFMLRTLHTHRAMAVPVYGMKLGRVGFLMNKHHLDELPERIARAHAAELFPLEMNVVDSDGQSRTALAFNEVSLLRQTNQAAHVEVKLNDVVKLANLVCDGILVSTPAGSTAYNLSAHGPILPLDANVLALTPISPFRPRRWRGAILPHRTVVSLRVLDPGKRPVSATADFLEVRNVRTVEIHQSREQGVQLLFDPEHNLEQRILDEQFAAD from the coding sequence ATGCGCCTCGCGTTCGTCGCCAGCGAAACCAACGTTGCACAACAAGCGCGCCGCAAACTTGTCGAGCGCTACGGCGACGTGCCGGCTACCGATGCGGAAGTGATTGTTGCGTTAGGCGGCGATGGCTTTATGTTGCGCACGTTGCATACGCATCGCGCGATGGCCGTTCCCGTGTACGGCATGAAGCTTGGGCGCGTCGGCTTTCTGATGAACAAGCATCATCTCGATGAATTGCCCGAGCGCATTGCGCGCGCGCACGCGGCCGAATTGTTTCCTCTGGAGATGAACGTGGTCGATAGCGACGGTCAGTCGCGCACAGCGCTCGCGTTCAATGAAGTGTCGTTGTTGCGACAGACCAACCAAGCTGCGCATGTCGAGGTGAAACTCAACGACGTGGTGAAGCTGGCGAATCTCGTCTGCGACGGCATTCTGGTTTCTACGCCTGCGGGATCGACGGCTTATAACCTTTCCGCGCACGGCCCCATTCTTCCGCTGGATGCGAACGTGCTGGCGCTTACGCCGATCAGTCCGTTTCGTCCGCGTCGTTGGCGCGGCGCGATCCTGCCGCATCGCACGGTGGTGAGCCTGCGTGTGCTCGATCCTGGCAAGCGGCCGGTAAGTGCGACGGCGGATTTTCTCGAAGTGCGCAACGTGCGCACGGTGGAAATTCACCAATCGCGGGAGCAGGGCGTGCAGTTGTTGTTCGATCCCGAACACAATCTTGAGCAGCGCATCTTGGACGAGCAATTCGCGGCGGATTGA
- a CDS encoding efflux RND transporter periplasmic adaptor subunit produces MKSTPMRTPVLCLSLLALAACSSKDQGPPKMPTPTVGVVEAQPVSVPLTKDLVGRLSAFRSADVRARVSGVLVKRVYTEGTDVKQGQALFQIDPVPYKAALANAEAALASSQASYTNAHVIANRDRQLVPQGYISRQQLDTDEANERSAQAAVRQAEANVQTARVNLGYTNVTAPIDGRAGEQQVTEGAIVGNGTSDAGANATLLTTVDQLDPLYVNFTLAAADLDALRHAQSNGNVQLAAQDKTTVQIAMPSGAKYNHVGTLDFSDTSVNPTTGAVNLRAQVPNPERRLLPGMYVTLTATMGDLNKVFLIPPAGIQRDTTGAYALTVGKDGKVAQKRVTADVMRGNDWVVTSGLDAGDQVIVSGTQTVKPGAPANATPWKPDAQAAQGPAAGKQ; encoded by the coding sequence ATGAAGTCGACGCCAATGCGCACACCGGTGCTGTGCCTGAGCTTGCTGGCTCTTGCCGCCTGCAGCAGCAAGGACCAAGGCCCGCCCAAAATGCCTACGCCGACGGTCGGGGTGGTAGAAGCCCAACCCGTAAGCGTGCCGCTGACCAAAGACCTGGTGGGCCGCCTTTCGGCCTTCCGCAGCGCCGACGTACGCGCCCGCGTATCCGGCGTGCTGGTCAAGCGCGTCTATACGGAAGGCACCGACGTCAAGCAGGGTCAGGCGCTGTTCCAGATCGATCCGGTTCCCTATAAGGCCGCCCTCGCCAACGCCGAGGCGGCGCTCGCTTCGTCGCAAGCCAGCTACACCAATGCCCACGTAATCGCCAACCGCGATCGCCAGCTGGTGCCGCAGGGCTATATCTCGCGCCAGCAGCTCGATACGGACGAGGCCAACGAACGCTCCGCCCAGGCTGCTGTCCGGCAGGCCGAGGCGAACGTGCAGACAGCGCGCGTCAATCTGGGTTACACCAATGTCACCGCACCGATCGACGGCCGCGCTGGCGAGCAGCAGGTAACCGAAGGCGCGATCGTCGGCAACGGCACCTCGGACGCGGGCGCCAACGCCACCCTGCTCACCACGGTGGACCAGCTCGACCCGCTGTATGTGAACTTCACCCTCGCCGCCGCCGATCTCGATGCCTTGCGTCACGCGCAAAGCAACGGCAACGTGCAGCTTGCTGCGCAGGACAAGACCACCGTCCAGATCGCCATGCCCAGCGGCGCGAAGTACAACCACGTGGGCACGCTGGATTTCTCCGACACCAGCGTTAACCCGACCACGGGCGCAGTGAATCTGCGCGCCCAGGTGCCGAACCCCGAACGCCGCTTGCTGCCGGGCATGTACGTAACTCTGACCGCCACCATGGGCGACTTGAACAAGGTCTTCCTGATTCCCCCGGCCGGCATTCAGCGCGATACCACTGGCGCGTATGCCCTGACTGTGGGCAAGGACGGCAAGGTGGCCCAGAAGCGCGTTACTGCCGACGTCATGCGCGGCAACGACTGGGTCGTCACCAGTGGCCTGGACGCCGGCGATCAAGTGATCGTGTCGGGCACCCAGACGGTCAAACCCGGCGCGCCCGCCAACGCGACGCCTTGGAAGCCTGATGCACAGGCCGCCCAAGGCCCTGCCGCCGGCAAGCAGTAA
- a CDS encoding NAD-glutamate dehydrogenase domain-containing protein: MNAIRAANDIPLASVVLEELKKSSFPTKRLDEAQFFISAFFSRIASTDVDLHTPAEWAAVVAGLFDFMQQRQPGRASVRVTDAGHAARSAVEIVTDDMPFLVDTVTMVLSDYSAIHAVLHPVVKITRDANGQLQRIGDEHGTPESVMHFEVDNIADEATRAQVTSRIADALEDVRAAVRDWSTMRDKALAIATDLPNRKLQLDASSINEASEFLRWLADNNFTFLGYREYEVAKSDGDEVLRPIEESGLGILHKSERSVAPRSLRTLAAHELPQSGSYDAIILTKTNARSHVHRPGNMDYVGVLKFDANGMPISEQRFLGLFTSNAYMTRPQEVPLVRQRVEAVMARSGLKRDAYSGKALRHILETLPQEELFQSTEDELFATATGILELQQRARTRMFVRRDRYGRFFTCLVFVPRERFNTTVRERIEAMLREVFHGESLDSNVLMGESALARLHVTVRPRPGDHPKFNVQDLEARLLHIVRNWHDGLRDSLISQVGAAQGVALFNRFGKQLPAGYVEDVSPEVAANDVVALTTLKNNDSIHLNLYEDPRDQSLRFKVIHVGAPISLSDALPMLENMGVRMLAEHVYTLESEGRTLTIHDFELKTKSQLVFDLAHLRERFERGFEALWRGQAESDGFNNLVLLAQADWRQVAMLRGYCKYLQQVGIAFSQSYMEETLNRYPAIAGLLIELFNAKFDTRRELLSASELEGAQADLRREMAALIPAETQKAKPELIDSIVGALSQKRDQQVHILWEALKSLLDDVASLDDERILLSFMNTIKATLRTSFFQTWDGAHRHYISFKFDSKLVPDAPKPVPYREIFVYSPRVEGIHLRFGPVARGGLRWSDRREDFRTEVLGLVKAQMVKNTVIVPVGSKGGFFVKHPPVGGDRDAQLAEGIACYRLFINGLLDITDNLIEGKVVPPHDVVRHDQDDPYLVVAADKGTATFSDIANAISIEHGFWLGDAFASGGSNGYDHKGMGITAKGAWESVKRHFRALGRDSQSEDFTCVGIGDMSGDVFGNGMLLSQHIRLFAAFDHRHIFLDPNPDTAKSFAERDRMFKLPRSSWEDYDKSLISAGGGVWPRSVKSIPISPEVRAVLGLKADVQQMAPSDLMSAILKAPVDLLWNGGIGTYVKASSETHGDVGDRANNALRINGTDLRCKVVGEGGNLGFTQKGRIEAAQHGVLLNTDFIDNSAGVDTSDHEVNIKILLGDAVQRGEMTVDDRNRQLASMTDEVGQLVLWDNYRQNEAITLMERQSVKRIGSMAHFIRTLEGEGLLDRQVENLPSEAELTDRKTRGHGLTRPELSVLLSYDKIRLYQQLLESDVPEDPYLSKELVRYFPRPLHEKYATHMQRHRLKREIIATAVTNSTLNRMGATFMMRMQEDTGQGPAAIAKAYTAAREILGARDMWAQIEAQDSKVAESTQVDAIMQIWSLLRHLTRWLLNRPGGTLEIAANVERYQAAVAELSTHVPDVLTPAGKADFATSQEKWEGLGFPNDLALHLAKLPELRAMLDIVEVAQQTGQPIAKVAEAFYELGQVLDLEWLRGQIEALPVDGHWHAQARGSLLDELNHQHRALVVQILALTGASKDVSPVQAWLNRDDATLKYTRDMLAEILTQNADYPIASVAVRRLAQLAQVPVA; this comes from the coding sequence ATGAATGCGATCCGTGCGGCCAACGACATCCCCCTTGCGTCTGTCGTGCTCGAAGAGTTGAAAAAAAGCAGTTTTCCGACGAAGCGCCTTGATGAGGCGCAATTTTTTATCAGCGCCTTTTTTTCGCGCATCGCCAGCACCGATGTCGACCTGCATACGCCCGCGGAATGGGCGGCGGTGGTCGCCGGTCTGTTCGATTTCATGCAGCAGCGCCAGCCCGGCCGCGCGTCGGTACGCGTTACGGACGCGGGCCACGCGGCGCGCAGCGCGGTGGAAATCGTTACCGACGATATGCCGTTCCTGGTCGACACCGTCACCATGGTGTTGTCCGACTATTCGGCGATCCACGCCGTGCTTCACCCGGTGGTGAAGATCACGCGCGACGCCAACGGTCAATTGCAGCGCATCGGCGACGAACACGGCACGCCCGAATCGGTGATGCATTTCGAAGTGGACAACATCGCGGACGAAGCCACCCGCGCCCAGGTGACGTCGCGCATTGCCGACGCGCTGGAAGACGTGCGCGCTGCCGTGCGCGATTGGAGCACGATGCGCGACAAGGCGTTGGCGATCGCTACCGATCTGCCGAATCGCAAGCTACAACTCGATGCGTCGTCGATCAACGAAGCTAGCGAATTTCTGCGTTGGCTGGCGGACAACAACTTCACCTTCCTCGGCTATCGCGAATACGAAGTCGCCAAGTCCGATGGCGACGAAGTGCTGCGCCCTATCGAAGAGTCGGGCCTGGGCATTCTTCACAAGAGCGAACGCTCGGTCGCACCGCGTTCGTTGCGCACGCTGGCCGCGCACGAGTTGCCGCAGTCGGGCTCTTACGACGCCATCATTCTTACCAAGACGAATGCGCGCTCGCACGTGCATCGTCCCGGCAATATGGATTACGTCGGCGTGCTGAAGTTCGACGCAAATGGCATGCCGATATCCGAACAACGCTTCCTCGGCTTGTTCACCTCCAACGCTTATATGACGCGCCCGCAGGAAGTGCCGCTGGTGCGTCAGCGCGTGGAAGCGGTGATGGCGCGCTCTGGCCTCAAGCGCGATGCGTATTCCGGCAAGGCGCTGCGCCATATCCTCGAAACGCTGCCGCAGGAAGAACTGTTCCAGAGCACCGAAGACGAATTGTTCGCCACCGCCACGGGCATTCTGGAATTGCAGCAACGCGCCCGCACGCGCATGTTTGTGCGTCGCGACCGCTACGGCCGTTTCTTCACGTGCCTGGTTTTCGTGCCGCGCGAGCGTTTCAACACCACAGTGCGCGAACGCATCGAGGCGATGTTGCGCGAGGTGTTCCACGGCGAGAGCCTGGATTCCAATGTGTTGATGGGCGAATCCGCGCTGGCGCGTCTGCACGTCACGGTGCGTCCGCGTCCGGGCGATCATCCCAAGTTCAACGTGCAGGATCTCGAAGCGCGCTTGTTGCACATCGTGCGCAATTGGCATGACGGTTTGCGCGACAGTCTGATTTCGCAAGTCGGCGCAGCGCAAGGCGTGGCGCTGTTCAATCGTTTTGGCAAGCAATTGCCAGCCGGCTACGTCGAAGACGTGTCGCCGGAAGTCGCCGCGAATGACGTCGTCGCCCTGACAACGCTTAAAAACAACGACTCCATCCACCTTAATCTCTACGAAGACCCGCGCGATCAAAGCCTGCGTTTCAAGGTGATCCATGTCGGCGCGCCGATCTCGCTGTCCGACGCGCTGCCGATGTTGGAAAACATGGGCGTACGCATGCTCGCCGAGCATGTCTACACGTTGGAAAGCGAAGGTCGCACGCTGACCATTCACGACTTCGAGTTGAAGACCAAGTCGCAACTGGTGTTCGATCTGGCGCATCTGCGCGAGCGTTTCGAACGTGGCTTCGAAGCGCTTTGGCGCGGTCAAGCGGAGAGCGATGGCTTCAACAACCTCGTGTTGCTGGCGCAGGCCGATTGGCGCCAGGTGGCGATGCTGCGTGGCTACTGCAAATACCTGCAGCAGGTCGGTATCGCGTTCTCGCAAAGCTATATGGAAGAGACGCTCAATCGCTATCCGGCTATTGCCGGTTTGCTGATTGAGCTGTTCAACGCCAAGTTCGATACGCGGCGCGAATTGCTTTCCGCGTCGGAGCTGGAAGGCGCTCAAGCGGATCTCCGTCGCGAGATGGCGGCGCTGATTCCTGCGGAAACGCAAAAAGCCAAACCCGAGCTGATCGACAGCATCGTGGGCGCGCTATCGCAAAAGCGCGATCAGCAAGTGCACATTCTGTGGGAGGCGTTGAAGTCGCTGCTCGACGACGTGGCGAGCCTGGACGACGAGCGAATCTTGCTGAGTTTCATGAACACCATCAAGGCTACGTTGCGCACCAGCTTCTTCCAGACCTGGGACGGTGCGCATCGTCACTACATCAGCTTCAAGTTCGATTCCAAGCTGGTGCCAGATGCGCCCAAGCCCGTGCCGTATCGCGAAATCTTCGTGTATTCGCCGCGCGTGGAAGGTATTCACTTGCGCTTCGGACCGGTCGCGCGCGGCGGCCTGCGCTGGTCAGATCGTCGTGAAGACTTCCGCACTGAAGTGCTCGGGTTGGTGAAAGCGCAGATGGTGAAGAACACCGTGATCGTGCCGGTGGGCTCGAAGGGCGGCTTCTTCGTCAAGCATCCGCCGGTGGGCGGCGACCGCGACGCGCAGCTTGCCGAAGGCATCGCGTGCTATCGCCTGTTTATCAACGGCCTGCTCGACATCACCGACAACCTGATTGAAGGCAAAGTAGTGCCGCCGCACGATGTGGTGCGTCACGATCAAGACGATCCGTATCTCGTCGTCGCGGCCGACAAGGGCACCGCCACGTTCTCCGATATCGCCAACGCGATTTCGATCGAACACGGCTTCTGGTTGGGCGATGCGTTCGCGTCGGGCGGTTCCAACGGCTACGACCACAAAGGCATGGGCATTACCGCCAAGGGCGCATGGGAGTCGGTGAAGCGCCACTTCCGCGCGCTGGGCCGCGATTCTCAGAGCGAAGATTTCACCTGCGTAGGCATCGGCGACATGTCGGGCGACGTGTTTGGCAACGGTATGTTGTTGTCCCAACATATTCGCCTGTTCGCGGCGTTCGATCATCGCCACATCTTCCTGGACCCGAATCCGGATACGGCCAAATCGTTCGCCGAGCGCGATCGCATGTTCAAGCTGCCGCGTTCGAGCTGGGAGGACTACGACAAGTCGCTGATCTCCGCGGGCGGCGGCGTGTGGCCGCGCAGCGTGAAGTCGATTCCGATTTCGCCGGAGGTGCGCGCGGTGCTCGGTTTGAAGGCCGACGTGCAGCAGATGGCGCCGTCGGATCTGATGAGCGCAATTCTCAAAGCGCCGGTGGATTTGCTGTGGAACGGCGGCATCGGCACGTACGTGAAAGCGTCGAGTGAAACGCATGGCGACGTCGGTGACCGCGCCAACAACGCGTTGCGCATCAACGGTACGGATCTGCGCTGCAAAGTGGTGGGCGAGGGCGGCAATCTTGGCTTCACGCAGAAGGGGCGCATTGAAGCGGCTCAACATGGCGTGCTGCTCAACACCGACTTCATCGACAACTCCGCCGGCGTGGACACCTCCGATCACGAGGTGAACATCAAGATTCTGCTCGGCGACGCCGTGCAGCGCGGCGAGATGACGGTGGACGATCGCAATCGTCAGCTCGCGTCGATGACGGACGAAGTCGGACAGCTTGTGCTGTGGGACAACTACCGTCAGAACGAAGCCATCACGTTGATGGAGCGTCAGTCGGTGAAGCGCATCGGTTCGATGGCGCACTTTATCCGCACGCTGGAAGGCGAAGGCTTGCTCGATCGTCAGGTGGAAAACCTCCCCAGCGAAGCCGAGCTCACCGATCGCAAAACGCGCGGCCATGGTCTGACGCGTCCTGAGCTCTCGGTGCTGCTGTCGTACGACAAGATCCGTCTTTATCAGCAGTTGCTGGAGTCGGATGTGCCGGAAGATCCGTACCTCTCCAAGGAGCTGGTGCGTTACTTCCCGCGGCCGTTGCACGAGAAGTACGCCACGCATATGCAGCGCCATCGTCTGAAGCGTGAAATCATCGCCACGGCGGTCACCAACTCGACGCTCAACCGCATGGGCGCCACCTTTATGATGCGCATGCAGGAGGATACGGGGCAGGGTCCGGCCGCGATCGCCAAGGCTTACACGGCCGCACGCGAAATCCTCGGCGCACGCGATATGTGGGCGCAGATCGAAGCGCAGGACAGCAAGGTCGCCGAGAGCACGCAGGTCGACGCGATCATGCAGATCTGGTCGTTGCTGCGTCACCTCACGCGCTGGTTGCTCAACCGTCCAGGCGGTACGTTGGAAATCGCCGCGAACGTGGAGCGTTATCAGGCGGCCGTGGCTGAACTCAGCACCCACGTTCCCGATGTGCTCACGCCGGCCGGCAAGGCCGACTTCGCGACGAGCCAGGAAAAATGGGAAGGTCTGGGATTCCCCAACGATCTCGCCCTGCACCTGGCCAAGCTGCCGGAATTGCGCGCCATGCTCGATATCGTGGAAGTGGCGCAACAAACCGGTCAGCCGATCGCCAAGGTCGCCGAAGCGTTCTACGAACTGGGTCAGGTGCTCGATCTGGAGTGGTTGCGCGGGCAGATCGAAGCGCTGCCGGTGGATGGGCATTGGCACGCACAGGCACGCGGTTCGTTGCTGGATGAGCTCAACCATCAGCATCGCGCGCTGGTAGTGCAAATCCTCGCTTTGACGGGTGCGAGCAAGGACGTGTCGCCAGTGCAGGCATGGCTCAACCGCGACGACGCCACGCTGAAGTACACCCGCGATATGCTGGCGGAAATCCTTACGCAAAACGCGGATTATCCGATCGCCTCGGTGGCCGTGCGTCGCCTGGCGCAGTTGGCGCAGGTGCCGGTGGCGTAA
- a CDS encoding multidrug efflux RND transporter permease subunit has translation MPSFFIDRPIFAWVVAILITLVGTISVLGMGVESYPNIAPPQVTVTATFPGASAQTMEDTVTKVIEQQLTGIDNLLYFSSASNSNGTATITLSFATGTDPDIAQVQVQNKVSLAQPQLPAAVTQQGVVVAKANPDFLMFVALISSNPEIDTNRLNDIVGARVINTIARIPGVGSTFQVGSEYSMRVWLNPDKMQGYGLSATQIENAISAQNVQFAAGSLGADPATGGQGFTATVSGEGLFSSPDQFANIILRANPDGTVVRMKDVARIEFGPQTYGFTSTWTGQPVGGFGVQLLPGANALNVAEAVRAKMDELQKDFPQGVTWFAPYDSTPFVRVSIQEVVHTLIEAIALVFLVMLVFLQNFRATIIPTLVIPVALLGTFIGLAPMGFTINQLTLFGMVLAIGIVVDDAIVVIENVERIMTEENLPPKEATRKAMSQITGAIVAITVVLAAVFVPSALQPGATGVIYKQFALTIAVSMGFSAFLALSFTPALCATILKPTHEEKKNFFYRWFNNTFDWVTHTYHGHVGGAVRHAPRWMIVFALVAMLAGFLYTKLPTSFVPSEDQGFALAIVSLPPGATVERTNGVMKEIRDTLHKSPLKDDFVGMYQIAGFSFVGRSESAGMVFIKLKDWSERSITADDFILKANGVLHSIRDAQIFVVNLPTIRGLSQFGGLDMYLQARSGQTRGELGQSLGILLGKAAQSPTLFGTRPNILPDAPQYNLAVDRVQASALGLSVSDVYTAVQLMLAPVYINNFIYEDRVKRVMVQADASYRMGTDALGHIYTPSSLSTASTSGTTSSSSSSSTSTNSPYGPYNMIPLSSVVHTTWSMAAPSLTRYNGYPAIEIVGDANKGYSTGQAMTTLQNIVDTDLPKGFGADWTGQSYQEVLAGNSATLLMLLSILIVFLCLSALYESWSIPVAVLLVVPLGLLGMVTASMLRGFPNDMYFKIGLVTVIGLAAKNAILIVEFAVEQQADGKTLFDAVLTAARLRLRPILMTSMAFILGVLPLVLSTGAGANSRHEIGTGVIGGMVFATFLGLLLIPVFYVSVRRMLGDKMDEATHKLARTEHGH, from the coding sequence ATGCCGAGTTTCTTTATCGACCGCCCCATTTTTGCGTGGGTGGTAGCCATTCTGATCACCCTGGTCGGCACCATCTCGGTGCTGGGCATGGGTGTCGAGTCCTATCCCAACATCGCGCCGCCGCAGGTCACGGTCACGGCCACCTTCCCGGGCGCCAGCGCGCAGACCATGGAAGACACGGTCACCAAGGTGATCGAGCAGCAGCTGACCGGTATCGACAACCTGCTGTATTTCAGTTCGGCCTCGAACTCGAACGGCACGGCAACGATCACGCTGAGCTTCGCCACGGGCACCGATCCTGACATCGCGCAGGTGCAGGTGCAGAACAAGGTGTCGCTGGCGCAGCCGCAGTTGCCCGCCGCGGTGACGCAGCAAGGTGTCGTGGTGGCGAAAGCCAACCCGGACTTCCTGATGTTCGTCGCCTTGATCTCCAGCAATCCGGAGATCGATACCAACCGCCTGAACGACATCGTCGGTGCGCGCGTGATCAACACCATCGCGCGTATTCCCGGTGTGGGCAGCACCTTCCAGGTGGGTTCCGAGTACTCGATGCGCGTGTGGTTGAACCCGGACAAGATGCAGGGTTACGGCCTGTCGGCGACACAGATCGAAAACGCGATCTCCGCGCAGAACGTGCAGTTCGCGGCAGGTTCGCTGGGCGCCGATCCTGCGACTGGCGGTCAAGGTTTCACCGCCACGGTATCGGGTGAAGGCTTGTTCTCCTCGCCCGACCAGTTCGCCAACATCATTCTGCGCGCCAATCCCGACGGCACCGTGGTGCGCATGAAGGATGTCGCGCGCATCGAATTCGGCCCGCAAACCTACGGCTTCACCTCGACCTGGACCGGCCAACCGGTCGGCGGCTTCGGTGTGCAGTTGCTGCCGGGTGCGAACGCGCTGAACGTGGCCGAGGCCGTGCGCGCGAAGATGGACGAATTGCAGAAGGACTTTCCGCAAGGCGTCACCTGGTTTGCACCGTACGACAGCACGCCGTTCGTGCGCGTGTCGATCCAGGAAGTGGTGCACACGCTGATCGAAGCCATCGCCCTCGTCTTCTTGGTGATGCTGGTCTTCCTGCAAAACTTCCGCGCCACAATCATTCCCACGTTAGTGATCCCGGTCGCGCTGCTCGGCACGTTTATCGGCTTGGCGCCGATGGGCTTCACCATCAACCAGCTGACCTTGTTCGGCATGGTGCTAGCGATCGGTATCGTGGTGGACGACGCGATCGTGGTGATCGAAAACGTCGAACGCATCATGACGGAGGAAAACCTTCCGCCGAAGGAGGCCACGCGCAAAGCCATGAGCCAGATCACCGGCGCCATCGTCGCCATTACGGTGGTGTTGGCGGCGGTGTTCGTGCCGTCCGCGCTGCAGCCCGGCGCCACCGGCGTGATCTACAAGCAGTTTGCGCTCACCATCGCCGTGTCGATGGGTTTCTCCGCGTTCCTCGCGCTGTCGTTCACGCCGGCGCTGTGCGCCACCATCCTCAAGCCCACGCACGAAGAGAAGAAGAACTTCTTCTATCGCTGGTTCAACAACACCTTCGATTGGGTGACGCACACCTATCACGGCCATGTCGGCGGCGCCGTTCGTCACGCGCCGCGCTGGATGATCGTGTTCGCGTTGGTCGCGATGCTGGCCGGCTTCCTCTACACCAAGCTGCCCACCAGCTTTGTACCGAGCGAAGACCAGGGCTTCGCGCTGGCGATCGTCAGCCTGCCGCCCGGTGCAACGGTGGAGCGTACGAACGGCGTGATGAAAGAAATCCGCGATACGTTGCACAAGAGCCCACTGAAAGACGACTTTGTCGGCATGTATCAAATCGCCGGCTTCAGCTTCGTGGGTCGCAGCGAAAGCGCGGGCATGGTGTTTATCAAGCTCAAGGACTGGAGCGAACGATCGATCACGGCGGACGATTTCATCCTCAAAGCGAACGGCGTGCTGCACAGCATTCGCGACGCGCAGATTTTCGTGGTGAACCTGCCAACCATCCGCGGCCTTAGCCAGTTCGGCGGCCTCGACATGTATTTGCAGGCGCGCAGCGGCCAAACGCGCGGCGAACTAGGTCAATCGCTGGGTATTTTGCTCGGCAAGGCCGCGCAAAGCCCGACGCTCTTCGGCACGCGCCCGAACATCCTGCCCGATGCGCCGCAGTACAACCTCGCCGTCGATCGCGTGCAGGCTTCTGCGCTGGGTCTATCGGTAAGCGATGTGTACACGGCCGTGCAGTTGATGCTTGCGCCGGTGTATATCAACAACTTCATCTACGAAGACCGCGTCAAGCGCGTGATGGTGCAAGCCGATGCGTCGTACCGCATGGGCACGGATGCACTGGGCCACATTTACACGCCAAGCTCGTTGAGCACCGCTTCCACGAGCGGCACGACGTCGAGCAGTTCGTCGAGCAGCACGTCGACCAACTCGCCTTACGGCCCGTACAACATGATTCCGCTGTCCAGCGTGGTGCACACCACTTGGAGCATGGCGGCGCCGTCGCTCACGCGTTACAACGGTTATCCCGCCATCGAAATCGTGGGCGATGCGAACAAGGGCTACTCCACCGGTCAGGCGATGACGACATTGCAAAACATCGTCGATACCGATCTGCCGAAGGGCTTCGGCGCGGACTGGACGGGTCAGTCGTATCAGGAAGTGCTCGCCGGTAACTCGGCCACGCTGCTGATGTTGCTGTCGATCCTGATCGTGTTCCTGTGCTTGTCCGCACTGTACGAAAGCTGGTCGATTCCGGTGGCCGTGTTGCTGGTGGTGCCGCTGGGTCTGCTGGGCATGGTTACGGCGTCCATGTTGCGCGGGTTCCCGAACGACATGTACTTCAAGATCGGCTTGGTGACGGTGATCGGTCTGGCCGCGAAGAACGCAATTCTGATCGTGGAATTCGCGGTGGAACAGCAAGCCGACGGCAAGACGCTGTTCGACGCCGTGCTCACCGCGGCCCGACTGCGACTGCGCCCGATTCTGATGACCTCGATGGCCTTTATCCTCGGCGTGTTGCCGCTGGTGTTGTCCACGGGCGCGGGCGCAAACTCGCGTCACGAAATCGGTACCGGCGTGATCGGCGGCATGGTGTTCGCCACCTTCCTAGGCCTGCTGTTGATTCCGGTGTTCTACGTCAGCGTGCGACGCATGCTCGGCGACAAGATGGACGAAGCCACGCACAAGCTGGCGCGTACCGAACACGGACATTGA